One Phaseolus vulgaris cultivar G19833 chromosome 2, P. vulgaris v2.0, whole genome shotgun sequence DNA window includes the following coding sequences:
- the LOC137810210 gene encoding histone-lysine N-methyltransferase EZA1-like, with protein MQRLWYDNSFLKTVFLTSLPSLLLLLQSFSFHQSFSASMVNKIPSSASKHHKHQGKSAIDVTRRTMKTKIKVLTDQFHAQRGQSVKEKVQRHWRNLEPLSPTRVLSGNEYLREGNVNMLCLRINNPLCKFTGFPEATLEEDQINNVDISSAESITIPNKEKLPSYTTWVYVARNERMVDDQSVIGKYQMYYDQNRGEMMICSDNEEEIPNTKDVKHEFTEAEDQILRMTLEEYGSTKEVLGVIKEIVETNASQIQERYEKLKEKNMESPDQHSKDCHCKGCENHLGICLEKSLSGGLETFDKIFCRRCLIFDCAIHGTDQPLIYLSEKHVCSEPEGGRKPCSDQCYLLDKRITPMEEDSTLPPNEPQSSCKLKKVPDDIIIKIGNHYSELNLDASDKDNHTTSRASLKSLDEHASKQLSVSGSFDHSERDKGVTNGQKDLTKEIEFNDMSISKEVQAGEMISDSDWRPLERDLYLKGVEMFGKNSCLIAATLLPGLKTCLQVARYMFAGGESMIHGSTPNSTVDRNEKINPECTDVEMLARSRSQRKKGKPRKFNYSRKSAGLPPRWRKIAYGQNLCNKQYTPCGCHGMCGKECSCLLNGTCCEKYCGCSKICKNRFRGCHCTKSQCRSRLCPCFAANRECDPDVCRNCWVSCGDGSLGEPPRRGDGKCRNMNILLGQKERILLAKSDVIGWGAFAKNPINKNVCLGEYKGELIPPKEAEKRGKLYDRINTSFLFNLNNKWVIDAHRLGDKLKFANHSAKPNCYAKVMLVGGEHRVGIFAKENIQAGDEIFYDYWYDLDCAPSWALPPEDNASKKDEPVTSQTKTKKR; from the exons ATGCAACGTTTGTGGTATGACAACTCATTTCTGAAGACAGTTTTTCTTACTTCACTtccctctcttcttcttcttcttcaatccTTCTCCTTCCATCAATCTTTCTCTGCATCAATGGTCAACAAAATTCCTAGCTCTGCCTCCAAACATCAT AAACATCAGGGAAAGTCAGCAATAGATGTTACTAGAAGAACTATGAAGACCAAGATTAAAGTGTTGACAGATCAATTCCATGCTCAGAGAGGGCAATCAGTTAAA GAAAAAGTTCAAAGACATTGGAGGAACCTTGAGCCTCTTTCTCCAACGAGAGTACTATCAGGGAATGAGTATTTGCGGGAAGGGAACGTCAATATGCTGTGTTTGAGAATTAACAATCCTTTATGTAAATTCACTGGGTTCCCTGAAGCTACACTAGAGGAGGATCAAATCAATAATGTGGACATATCATCGGCAGAAAGTATTACGATTCCAAACAAGGAAAAATTACCATCATATACGACTTGGGTATATGTGGCCAG AAATGAGAGAATGGTTGATGATCAATCGGTCATAGGAAAATATCAAATGTACTATGACCAAAATAGAGGTGAAATGATGATATGCAGTGATAATGAGGAAGAGATACCAAATACCAAGGATGTTAAACATGAATTCACTGAGGCTGAAGATCAAATTCTGAG GATGACACTCGAGGAATACGGGTCTACTAAGGAGGTATTGGGTGTCATTAAAGAGATTGTTGAGACTAACGCTTCACAAATTCAG GAGAGGTACGAAAAACTAAAGGAAAAGAATATGGAGAGTCCGGATCAACATTCTAAAGATTGTCATTGTAAAGGATGCGAAAATCATCTTGGAATATGTCTGGAGAAAAGCTTGAGTGGTGGTTTAGAAACTTTTGATAAAATCTTCTGTCGTCGATGTTTG ATCTTTGACTGTGCAATCCATGGCACTGATCAACCTTTAATATATCTT AGCGAAAAACATGTCTGCTCTGAACCTGAAGGTGGTAGGAAACCATGCAGTGATCAATGTTACCTTCTG GATAAAAGAATTACACCAATGGAAGAGGACTCGACATTGCCTCCTAATGAGCCTCAGAGTTCTTGTAAGCTGAAGAAAGTCCCAGATgatataattatcaaaattgGCAATCATTACAGTGAACTAAATTTGGATGCTAGTGACAAAGATAACCACACAACATCCCGTGCATCTTTGAAAAGTCTAGATGAACATGCGTCAAAGCAATTATCAGTTTCTGGTAGCTTTGACCATAGTGAGCGGGACAAAGGAGTTACGAATGGACAAAAAGATCttacaaaggagatagaatttAACGACATGTCCATTTCAAAGGAAGTGCAAGCTGGTGAGATGATAAGTGACTCAGATTGGAGACCTCTAGAGAGAGATTTATATTTGAAGGGAGTAGAAATGTTTGGAAAAAATAG TTGCCTTATAGCCGCTACCTTACTTCCTGGCTTGAAGACTTGCTTGCAAGTAGCTAGGTATATGTTTGCTGGTGGAGAGTCAATGATCCATGGATCCACACCAAATTCAACAGTGGATAGAAATGAAAAGATCAATCCAGAGTGCACA GACGTAGAAATGTTAGCAAGATCAAGGTCACAACGGAAAAAGGGAAAACCTAGGAAGTTCAACTATAGTCGAAAGTCTGCTGGTCTCCCACCTAGATGGAGAAAAATTGCTTATGGCCAAAACCTGTGTAATAAGCAATATACTCCTTGTGGGTGTCATGGAATGTGTGGAAAGGAATGTTCTTGTCTTCTTAATGGAACTTGCTGTGAAAAATATTGTGG gTGTTCAAAGATATGCAAAAATCGATTCAGGGGATGTCATTGTACCAAGAGTCAATGCAGAAGTCGATTGTGTCCATGCTTTGCAGCCAATCGTGAGTGTGACCCGGATGTATGTCGAAATTGTTGGGTTAg TTGCGGCGATGGTTCATTAGGGGAGCCACCTCGACGAGGAGATGGTAAATGCAGAAATATGAATATTCTTTTAGGACAAAAAGAGAGG ATTCTTTTGGCAAAGTCAGATGTTATAGGATGGGGAGCATTCGCAAAG AACCCAATTAACAAAAATGTTTGCCTAGGAGAGTACAAAGGTGAACTAATTCCTCCTAAAGAAGCAGAAAAACGTGGGAAACTATATGATCGTATCAACACTTCCTTCCTTTTTAACCTCAATAATAAG TGGGTTATTGATGCTCATCGTCTAGGAGACAAATTAAAATTTGCGAACCATTCAGCAAAACCCAACTGCTATGCAAAG GTGATGCTTGTTGGAGGAGAACATCGAGTGGGAATATTTGCCAAGGAAAACATTCAAGCTGGTGATGAGATTTTTTATGACTATTGGTATGATCTAGATTGCGCACCATCATGGGCTCTTCCACCAGAAGACAATGCTTCCAAAAAAGATGAACCAGTTACTTCACAAACCAAGACCAAGAAACGTTAG
- the LOC137810211 gene encoding uncharacterized protein, producing the protein MNASRMLLLSPLSSCNVVRGKLFPESLRRRSCCSPPPLKIVSMAKEGGDASSNGGIVEKVAIGGGLISTPVIAWSLYTLKTTGCGLPPGPGGSIGAVEGVSYLVVVGIVGWSLYTKAKTGSGLPNGPFGLLGAVEGLSYLLLLGIVVVFGLQFLDKGFIPGPLPADQCFG; encoded by the coding sequence ATGAACGCTTCAAGGATGCTACTGTTGTCGCCACTATCGAGCTGCAACGTGGTGCGCGGGAAGCTTTTTCCGGAGTCACTTAGAAGGCGCAGTTGCTGTTCTCCTCCGCCGCTTAAAATAGTGAGCATGGCGAAGGAGGGCGGCGACGCCAGCAGCAACGGCGGCATTGTTGAAAAAGTAGCCATAGGAGGTGGATTGATCTCAACCCCAGTAATCGCTTGGTCTCTCTACACActcaaaacaaccggttgtggTTTGCCCCCCGGTCCAGGTGGTTCAATCGGTGCAGTGGAAGGAGTGAGCTACCTGGTTGTTGTGGGCATAGTGGGTTGGTCACTCTACACCAAAGCCAAAACCGGTTCTGGACTTCCCAATGGTCCTTTTGGGTTGTTGGGTGCCGTTGAAGGCCTTTCGTATTTGCTCTTGCTTGGCATTGTGGTTGTGTTCGGGTTGCAGTTCCTTGACAAGGGTTTCATTCCTGGTCCTCTCCCCGCAGATCAGTGCTTTGGATAG
- the LOC137810212 gene encoding proline-rich receptor-like protein kinase PERK4 — translation MSSSTPHNNSPDDETPDNATPDDADNSSSPPSKSPPPSSPPPSSPPPSSPPPSSSPPPSPPTPSSSSSPPPSEKSPPSPPTSSNSSPPSPNSSSQSPSPPGSSHSPPSFESPSPPHKSLQSPPTSKNSGNRSNGGSTRGSDNSSNRGSNDNSRAIVGAVLGVGSVLLLLVIVCVICSRKKKKKRMYYYGEQSLGKGNNNYYNSGQHQGYYGGPHGDHVVRVQNGMGPGGGGGGGGGWGAPPPPPMMNSADMSSNYSTGPALPPPSPSLALGLKGGTFTYEELSAATNGFDDSKLIGQGGFGYVHKGVLPNGKEVAVKSLKAGSGQGEREFQAEIDIISRVHHRHLVSLVGYSISGGQRMLVYEFIPNNTLEYHLHGKGRPTMDWPTRMRIAIGSSKGLAYLHEDCHPRIIHRDIKAANVLIDDSFEAKVADFGLAKLTSDNNTHVSTRVMGTFGYLAPEYASSGKLTEKSDVFSFGVMLLELITGRRPVDHTSAIDDSLVDWARPLLNRGLEEDGNFGELVDPFLEGNYNPQELARMAACAASSIRHSSKKRPKMSQIVRILEGDVSLDDLKDGMKTGQSAAFTSSSGSGQYDTMQYNADMEKFRKAVFSSQEFDTSSGGSSSEVIQKQKH, via the exons ATGTCTTCCTCTACTCCTCATAACAATTCTCCCGATGATGAAACACCTGATAACGCCACCCCTGATGACGCTGACAACTCATCTTCACCACCGTCAAAATCACCACCTCCGTCGTCACCACCTCCGTCATCACCACCTCCGTCATCACCGCCACCATCATCATCACCACCTCCATCTCCCCCAACGCCATCCTCTTCATCCTCGCCACCCCCATCAGAAAAGTCCCCTCCTTCCCCTCCAACGTCAAGCAATTCAAGCCCGCCATCACCCAATAGTTCCTCCCAGTCACCTTCTCCACCCGGATCCTCACACTCTCCTCCCTCCTTTGAATCACCCTCTCCTCCACACAAATCGTTACAATCTCCACCCACTTCAAAAAATAGTGGCAATAGAAGTAACGGTGGCAGTACTCGTGGAAGTGACAATAGCAGTAACCGTGGCAGCAACGATAACAGTAGAGCCATAGTTGGAGCAGTGCTTGGGGTTGGGAGCGTGCTTCTTCTTTTGGTCATCGTCTGCGTTATCTGCtccaggaagaagaagaagaagagaatgtACTATTATGGAGAGCAATCACTTGGAAAAG GGAATAATAACTATTACAATAGCGGGCAACACCAAGGTTATTACGGAGGTCCACACGGGGACCATGTGGTGAGGGTACAAAATGGAATGGGTcctggtggtggtggtggaggaggaggtgggTGGGGGGCACCACCGCCTCCTCCTATGATGAATAGTGCTGATATGAGCTCGAACTACTCGACGGGACCCGCTTTGCCTCCTCCCTCACCAAGCCTTGCTCTAGGCCTGAAAGGTGGCACCTTCACTTATGAGGAACTATCTGCTGCCACCAACGGATTCGATGATTCAAAACTGATTGGACAAGGGGGCTTCGGTTATGTCCACAAGGGTGTGTTGCCAAATGGAAAGGAAGTTGCAGTGAAGAGTCTAAAAGCAGGAAGTGGACAGGGAGAACGAGAGTTCCAAGCTGAGATTGACATCATTAGTCGTGTTCATCATCGCCATCTTGTGTCACTCGTTGGATACTCAATTTCTGGTGGCCAGAGAATGTTGGTCTATGAATTTATTCCCAATAATACATTGGAATATCATCTTCATG GAAAGGGCAGGCCTACAATGGATTGGCCTACTAGAATGCGAATTGCAATAGGATCATCCAAAGGACTTGCTTATCTTCATGAAGATT GTCATCCTCGTATAATCCATCGTGATATTAAAGCTGCGAATGTCCTGATTGATGATAGCTTCGAAGCAAAG GTTGCTGATTTTGGATTGGCTAAGTTGACTTCCGATAATAATACTCATGTATCGACTCGAGTCATGGGAACTTTCGG GTACCTAGCCCCAGAATATGCATCAAGTGGAAAATTGACTGAGAAGTCTGACGTTTTCTCATTTGGGGTCATGCTATTGGAACTCATAACTGGGAGACGACCTGTGGATCACACAAGTGCCATAGACGATAGCTTAGTAGATTGG GCTCGACCACTGCTGAATCGTGGATTGGAAGAGGATGGTAACTTTGGAGAGTTGGTTGATCCATTCTTGGAGGGAAACTACAATCCTCAAGAATTGGCAAGGATGGCAGCTTGTGCTGCTTCTAGCATTCGTCATTCTTCCAAGAAACGTCCAAAAATGAGCCAG ATTGTAAGAATATTGGAAGGAGACGTGTCGCTGGATGATTTGAAAGACGGGATGAAGACAGGGCAGAGTGCTGCTTTCACTTCTTCATCTGGGTCAGGACAGTATGATACAATGCAATACAATGCAGACATGGAAAAGTTTAGAAAGGCAGTGTTTTCTAGCCAAGAATTTGACACGAGCAGTGGTGGCTCTAGTAGTGAAGTGatccaaaaacaaaaacactaG
- the LOC137810213 gene encoding U1 small nuclear ribonucleoprotein 70 kDa encodes MGDFNNNNNNDAFMRNQNAAVQARTKAQNRSNVLQLKLIGQSHPTGLTANLLKLFEPRPPLEYKPPPEKRKCPPLTGMAQFVTKFAEPGDPEYSPPIPETETPAQKRARIHKLRLEKGAAKAAEELEKYDPQNDPNVSGDPYKTLFVAKLSYETTESRIKREFESYGPIKRVRLVADKETNKPKGYAFIEFLHTRDMKAAYKQADGRKIDGRRVLVDVERGRTVPNWRPRRLGGGLGTTRVGGEEVNQRHSGREQQQSRSEEPRAREDRHNDRDREISREKGRDRDRERERSREHSHERVRDRDYREDRHHRDRDRTRDRDRERDRDRGRDRDRARDRDRDRDRDRHRERDRDYEVGDTDRRSRDRESEYERVESKQERDQHGERNRDYEPEDDRGRHNQYEHGRRHADPDHDPEQYDHYHHGDDRGDHYNQYHDHDRMEDDYHAGRATSESHEKEKSHGTDREYRRSERSHSREYDY; translated from the exons ATGGGAGActtcaacaacaacaacaacaacgatGCCTTCATGCGCAACCAAAACGCCGCCGTTCAGGCTCGCACCAAAGCCCAGAACCGTTCCAACGTCCTTCAGCTCAAACTG ATTGGACAGAGTCATCCGACTGGTCTCACAGCGAACTTGCTGAAGCTATTCGAACCTAGGCCTCCCTTGGAGTACAAACCGCCGCCGGAGAAACGGAAATGTCCGCCGTTGACAG GGATGGCACAATTTGTGACCAAATTTGCCGAGCCTGGGGATCCAGAATATTCGCCACCTATTCCAGAAACCGAAACTCCT GCACAAAAAAGAGCCAGAATACACAAGCTAAGACTAGAAAAGGGAGCTGCAAAGGCTGCTGAAGAGCTTGAGAAAT ATGATCCACAGAATGATCCAAATGTATCTGGGGATCCATACAAGACATTGTTTGTGGCTAAACTT AGTTACGAGACCACTGAAAGCAGAATCAAAAGGGAGTTTGAGTCATATGGTCCAATCAAACGG GTTCGATTAGTTGCTGACAAAGAGACTAATAAGCCCAAGGGTTATGCTTTCATTGAGTTTCTGCATACAAGAGACATGAAAG CTGCTTATAAACAGGCTGATGGTAGGAAAATTGATGGTAGAAGGGTGCTTGTGGATGTTGAGCGTGGGAGGACTGTTCCAAATTGGAGACCTCGCCGCCTGGGTGGTGGGCTTGGTACTACTAGAGTTGGGGGAGAAGAAGTTAATCAGCGACACTCTGGGAG GGAGCAACAGCAGTCTCGTTCTGAAGAACCAAGAGCGCGAGAGGACCGGCATAATGATAG AGACAGGGAAATATCACGTGAAAAAGGTAGGGATAGAGACAGAGAACGGGAGCGATCACGGGAGCATTCTCATGAAAGGGTCAGGGATCGTGACTATAGAGAGGATAGACACCACAGGGACCGAGACAGGACAAGGGACAGAGACAGGGAAAGAGATAGAGACCGTGGACGTGATCGAGATAGGGCACGGGATCGTGACAGGGATAGAGACCGTGATCGACATCGTGAAAGGGATAGAGATTATGAAGTTGGGGACACTGATCGACGTTCACGTGATAGGGAGTCTGAATATGAACGGGTTGAATCTAAACAGGAGAGGGACCAACATGGTGAAAGGAATCGGGACTATGAGCCTGAGGATGATCGTGGTAGGCATAACCAGTATGAGCATGGACGTCGACATGCTGACCCTGATCATGACCCTGAGCAGTATGACCACTACCATCATGGAGATGATCGTGGTGATCATTATAATCAGTATCATGACCATGATAGGATGGAAGATGACTACCATGCAGGACGTGCAACATCTGAATCACATGAAAAGGAGAAAAGTCATGGTACAGACCGTGAATATCGTCGCTCGGAGAGATCTCATTCCCGGGAGTATGACTACTAG
- the LOC137810214 gene encoding sulfite exporter TauE/SafE family protein 3-like → MATVVKRKTCSIAASTWLVLCILTMICSVSLADRMLKEKELGNDGKKERQGVLEAIANFLWEEGKSSYEPVWPNMKFGWRIIVGSIIGFSGAALGSVGGVGGGGIFVPMLALIIGFDPKSSTAISKCMIMGASVSTVYYNLRLRHPTLDMPLIDYDLALIFQPMLMLGISIGVICNVMFADWMVTVLLIILFVATSTKATYKGIDAWKKETIAKKEASKLLQAEPESGDDYKSIPSGPTDALFEEAPLLKNIYWKELSLLVYVWVAFFIVQIVKEYSKPCSIQFWILNFLQVPIAISVTLFEAISLYKGTRVIASKGKEITHWKIHQICLYCSTGIMAGMVGGLLGLGGGFILGPLFLELGIPPQVASATSTFAMVFSSSMSVVQYYLLDRFPVPYASYFALVATLAAFTGQHVVRKIIVVLGRASIIIFILALTIFISALSLGGVGIENIIEKIEKHEYMGFEDLCASY, encoded by the exons ATGGCTACAGTTGTGAAACGCAAGACTTGTTCAATTGCTGCATCAACATGGTTGGTCTTGTGCATCCTTACTATGATCTGCAGTGTTAGTTTAGCAGATCGAATGTTGAAAGAAAAAGAGTTGGGAAATGATGGTAAGAAAGAGAGACAAGGAGTTCTTGAAGCCATTGCAAATTTCTTGTGGGAGGAGGGAAAGTCTTCCTATGAACCAGTTTGGCCG AACATGAAATTTGGTTGGAGAATTATAGTAGGATCCATCATTGGATTTTCGGGAGCTGCATTGGGAAGCGTTGGAGGGGTAGGAGGTGGAGGAATTTTTGTGCCTATGCTCGCTTTGATCATTGGCTTTGATCCCAAGTCTTCAACTGCCATTTCTAAGT GTATGATAATGGGTGCATCAGTATCGACTGTATACTACAATCTGAGACTCAGACACCCAACACTGGACATGCCGCTTATAGACTATGACTTGGCTTTGATTTTCCAACCTATGCTGATGTTAGGAATAAGCATTGGTGTTATATGTAATGTCATGTTTGCTGATTGGATGGTCACAGTTTTGCTTATCATCCTATTCGTAG CCACATCAACAAAAGCTACATACAAAGGCATAGACGCATGGAAAAAGGAAACAATCGCAAAGAAG GAAGCATCCAAACTGCTGCAGGCAGAACCAGAATCCGGTG ATGACTACAAGTCAATACCAAGTGGTCCAACTGATGCACTATTTGAGGAG GCCCCTTTACTAAAAAACATATATTGGAAAGAACTATCACTCCTCGTGTATGTCTGGGTGGCTTTTTTCATTGTTCAGATTGTTAAG GAATACAGCAAGCCCTGCTCCATCCAGTTCTGGATTCTTAATTTCTTGCAG GTTCCTATTGCGATCTCTGTTACACTTTTTGAAGCCATAAGCTTGTACAAAGGAACTAGAGTGATTGCATCAAAGGGAAAAGAAATCACCCATTGGAAGATTCATCAGATTTGTCTCTACTGTTCCACTGGAATAATGGCTGGTATGGTTGGTGGACTGCTTGGTCTAGGAGGTGGGTTCATTTTGGGACCATTGTTTCTAGAATTGGGAATTCCTCCTCAG GTAGCAAGTGCTACATCAACTTTTGCTATGGTTTTTTCATCCTCCATGTCAGTAGTGCAATACTACTTGTTGGATCGTTTCCCAGTACCGTATG CTTCCTACTTTGCTCTGGTTGCAACCTTAGCTGCCTTCACTGGTCAGCATGTGGTGAGAAAGATAATTGTGGTTCTTGGCCGAGCATCCATTATCATCTTCATACTAGCATTGACCATTTTCATCAGCGCACTAAGTTTAG GTGGCGTGGGAATAGAGAACATAATCGAGAAGATAGAAAAACATGAGTATATGGGCTTTGAAGATCTCTGCGCGTCTTACTAG